The following are encoded together in the Panicum virgatum strain AP13 chromosome 6K, P.virgatum_v5, whole genome shotgun sequence genome:
- the LOC120713272 gene encoding paired amphipathic helix protein Sin3a-like encodes MDYSNGGQKRAREEEDGSPMAPESQRRGNPRPAPPLPVDWPAPPLLAPTDDRWIEFLLAAESEFAGKPGYFRDFRAVMRGFRLGAFGVDGLVSHLQQLFRGHPNLIRTFNAYLPRGYQLRDN; translated from the exons ATGGACTACTCCAATGGCGGCCAGAAgcgcgcgagggaggaggaggatggctCGCCTATGGCGCCAGAGTCCCAGCGTCGCGGCAATCC gaggccggcgccgccactACCTGTAgactggccggcgccgccgctgctggcgccCACCGATGATAGATGGATCGAGTTCCTCCTGGCTGCGGAGTCTGAGTTCGCTGGCAAGCCTGGCTACTTCCGGGACTTCCGTGCCGTCATGCGCGGGTTCAGGCTCGGGGC CTTCGGAGTCGACGGCCTGGTTAGCCACCTGCAACAACTGTTCCGGGGGCATCCCAATCTCATCCGCACGTTCAACGCCTACCTGCCAAGGGGATACCAGCTCCGGGACAACTAG